The DNA window CCGCCTCGCGCCACGTGGGCGGAGGCCACCATCCGGTACAGCAGATAGTCCGACGGATGCCGGTCGATGAGCTCCAGCCCTCGCGCCCGCACCGTGTCGAGGGGCGCGCGCTCCCGGACCAGCGTCGCCAGCTCCGCCTCCGCGTCCGCGAGCCGATGCCTCCCAGGCACCAGCGCCACGAGGCCCACGACCGTCAGCGCCATGCCGGCGCAAAGCAACCCCCAGGAGGGCGTGAGGCAGACTGGGCCTCCCGCCTCCTTGCCGCGCTCCCGAGGCCGCACCACCGCGCCCAGCACCACGAGCACCGCCACCGCGCAGGCCGGCAGCTCGAGGCTGAAGTCGAAGAGGTTGTGCAGCCCCAGCGCCGCCACCCCCGCCAGCGCGGCCCACTCCAGCGCGTCCAGCCCCTCCCGACGAAGCAGGCCGATGAAGGCCCAGAGGGCCACGGCCAGGAGCAACAGCCCCGGGACGCCCAGCTCCGCCAGCACCTGGAGCACCGCGTTCTCCGGATGCGTGAGCGTGTTGGGATTGGGCTCGGATTGGTAGCGGGGGAAGACCGCCTCGAAGGCACCGCGCCCCATGCCCAGCACCGGGAAGGAGCTGGCGGCTCGCGCCATCATGGGCCACAGCGACACCTTGGACTGGCTCAGCTTCTCCAGGCTGTCCGCGGAGCGCGCCTCGACCCAGAGGGCCTCCGTCACGGCGTAGGCCCCCACGGCCAGCACCGCCAACAACCCCAGGAGCGCGGTGGCGCTTCGCGACCCACCGTGGAGACTCCCTCCCTCCTCCTCGCGGCGCTGACGCGCGAGCCACAGCACCAGCAGCGCCTGGCCGAAGACGAAGAAGGCGATGCCGCCTCGAGACAGCGACAGCACCACGCCCAGGCCACTCGCCCCCGCCGCCAGCGCGAAGGGCAGCGCCTTGGAGCGAGGCCGCGTCGTGAGCGCCAGCCCCACGCCCACCGTGGACGCCAGACCCAGGAAGCCCGCGAGGTGATTGGGATTGGCGAAGAACGTCATCAGCGGAGGCCGCGCGTGCTCCCACGCCTTGAGCCCCAGGAGCGAGGAGACGCCCAGGAGCGAATGCCCCAGGCCCACCAGCACCACCGCCGCGCCCGTGAAGACCACCACCGCGAGCAGCCGCCTGCGACGCTCCCTCGACCGGCACACCTGGACGGCGGCGAGGAAGGTCAGCAGGTAGGCCAGGTGCTTGGACAGCTCACGCCAGGTGGCCGAGGGCTCCAGCGACACCGGCCGCGCCCGCATGAGCCCGAGCGGCTCCAACGCGAACTCACGCAGCGAGGCGGCCTCCGGGCTCAGCACGCGCAGCACGCCTGCTGGCAGCGGCACCAGCTGCACCGCGCACAACGCCGCGCCCACCCCCAAGGGCAGCGCCAGTAGCGGGAAGCGCAAGGACTGCCCCTGCCGCCGCGCCCCGATGCCCGCGAGCACCGCCGCCACGCCCGACAGCACCATCAACGGCCAGGACACCCACCGCGCCGCGCCTCCGAGCGCCAACGGACACACCACGACGAGCGCGGCCAAGGCCACTTCGGCGAACCGGGTGTACCGGGAGCTGCTGCGATGCGCGGGAGACATTCGAGGGCGCGGAAAGTATGACACGGGCCTTGAAACACTCTCGTTTCTGGCGCGCGGCCCTCGCCCGACAGCAGACAGGCCCACCAGGCGAGTGTGAACCAGGGTCAACCGCTACGCACCCCGGGCCATGGCCATATCAGGCCAAACCCGTCTTTCGCGGGCTCGCGCACGGCCCGCACCCGTCGGGTGCCGGAACCTTCCCCTCCCTGGAGCGCCGCGTCGAGGCACCGCCCCGTCGAGCCCCCACGCCAGGCCGGGCAGGCGGGCCCCGGGGGCATCCGGTCATTCACGCATGCCCAGGTCCGGAGTGGGCTTGCATCCGGAGGACCTTCTGGCATGTTCGCCGACCCATGCGCCGCTTCTTCGTCGCCACCGCCCTCCTCTGCGCCACCCTGTCCGGACTCACCGGCTGCAAGGGAGCCTGCCGCGAGTTGTCCGAGAAGCTGTGCGACTGCGCCATCAACTCGGTGGAGAAGGAGCTGTGCATCCAGCGCGCGGCTCGGGAAGAGAACAACGTGGAGCCCACGCCCGACGACGAGGCCGTCTGCGAGGCGAAGCTCGACGGCTGCGACTGCCGGAAGATTGAGACCGCCGAGGGCAAGCGCGAGTGCGGCATCTCGCGCTAGAGCCACCTCGCGACTGACCCGGGCCTCCGTCAGGCCCCTGGCGCCACGGGACGTGCCGGCGCCGCCCCTTCCCCATCCACCCAGGGCTGAAGCAGCTTGCGCACCCGAGCGCGCAGCGGCGTCTCCACGTAGTGGTGCGTCACCAGCGACGCGGGGATGGCCCAGAGCAGCACCAGCCCCAGCTTCCCCAGCGGCGTGCCGAGACTCACCCACGGGGCGACCTTCGCCACCGCCTCGCCCACGGGGAACTGCAACAGGTACAGCGCGTAGCTGGCCGCGCCCAGCCGCACGACGACGGGCCGGGACAGGGCCCAGCCCAGCCAACCACCGCCTCGCGCCAGCCCGTACACGAGCAGCCCCGACGCGGGAGCGAGCAGCGCGTTGTGCATCAGCGGATAGGGAATCCGCTCCCCCGCCGCCCCCGCCGCCATGAGCAACCCAGCTCCGAGCAAGGCCAACACCCCGCCCGAGCCCTTCTGCTCACCCGCCGCGCGCTCGCGCACGAACCACCAGCCCAGCACCACGCCGAAGAGGAACTCCGGCAGGCGCGCCAGCGGTGTGAACTTCATCAACGCCAACCACGTGCCCCAGGAATGGACACCCACCGTGTCCAGGCCATCGGGCCGCAGCACCAGGTAGAGCACCGGCGGCGTGAGCCCGAGCACCCAGAGCCCCACCAGCACGCCCGGCATCCACGAAGGCCGCACGCGCGGCAGCCAGCGCGCCACTCGGGGGAAGAGCGCATAGAAGAACGCCTCCACCGCCACGGACCAGCCCGGGGGATTCCAGTACAGCGCCAGCCGGGGCACCCACGCCTGCACCAGCGCGAGCGTCGCCACCGCCGCCACCGCCAGCTTCATCGCGGCCACCGTCCAGCCGTTCTCCACCACGGACGCGAGCATCACGGGCGGCGAGGACACCAGGAACGTCAGCAGGTAGACGGGATAGACGCGGGCCACGCGGGCCGCGAGGAACGCACGCGGCCCCGTCTCCATGTGCCCGTCGGCGTCCAGGTAGTTCCAGGCGAGGACAAAGCCAGACAGGACGAAGAAGACACCCACCGCGGAGTAGCCCGAGCCCACCAGGCTCCGCAGCCACTCCGGCGCCGGGTCCAGGACCGGGCGCGCGAAGTGGAACAGCACGACATGCAGGGCCGCGAAGAAGCGCAGCCCCGTCAGCGCATCGAGTGAACCGCCTCGGCTCACCGGCGGCCGATGCCGAAGTACGTGAAGCCCAGCTCGCGCATGCGCACCGGGTCGAACACGTTGCGCCCGTCGAAGATGACCGGCGACTTCATCAGCCCCTTCATGCGCTCGAAGTCCGGGTGGCGGAACTCGTTCCACTCCGTCACCACGAAGAGCGCGTCCACGCCCTCGAGCGCCTCGTAAGGGACGTTGGCGTAGCGGATGCGGTCGCCGAAGACGCGCTTGGCCGAGTGCGTGGCCACCGGGTCGTGCGCCACCACCGTCGCGCCCTTGCCGATGAGGCCCTCGATGACGTCGATGGACGGCGCCTCGCGCATGTCGTCCGTCTTCGGCTTGAAGGCCAGGCCCCACACGCCGAACTTCTTGCCCTCGAGCGAGCCGCCGAAGTGCTTGGTGGCCTTGTTCACCAGGAGCTTCTTCTGCCGCTCATTGGTGCGCTCCACGGCGCGCAGCAGGTCCAGCTCCAGGCCGAACTCGCGCGCGGTGGCGCCCAGCGCCTTCACGTCCTTGGGGAAGCACGAGCCGCCGTAGCCCACGCCCGGGAAGAGGAACGGGTAGCCGATGCGCCGGTCCGAGCCCAGGCCCTTGCGCACGAAGTCCACGTCCGCGCCCACCTTCTCGCAGAGCGCGGAGATGTCGTTCATGAACGAGATGCGCGTGGCCAGCATCGCGTTGGCCGCGTACTTGGTCAGCTCCGCCGAGCGCGTGTCCATGAACAGCACCGGGTTCTCCGTGCGCACGAAGGGGGCGTACAGCTCGCCCATCACCTTGCGTCCGCGCTCGGAGTCCACGCCGATGACGACGCGGTCCGGCTTGAGGAAGTCGTCCAGCGCGGCGCCTTCCTTGAGGAACTCCGGGTTGGAGACGACGTCGAACTCGATGTTCGTCACCTTGCGGATGGCCTCGCGCACCTTGTCGGCGGTGCCCACCGGCACGGTGCTCTTGTCGACGACCACCGTGTACTGCTTCATCGCCTTGCCAATCTGCTCGGCGGCGGCCAGCACGTACTGGAGGTCGGCGTCACCGCTCTCGCCCTCGGGCGTGCCCACGGCGATGAAGACGACATGCGCGTTGGAGACGGCCTCGGGCAAATCCCGCGTGAAGAACAGGCGCTTCTCGCGCACGTTCTTCTTGATGAGCTCCTCGAGACCCGGCTCGTAGATGGGCACCTCGCCCGCCTGGAGCATGCGAATCTTCCGCTCGTCGATATCCACGCACGTGACGTCGTTGCCCGAGTCCGCGAAGCAGGTGCCCGCGACCAGGCCGACGTAGCCCGTTCCGATGATGGCAATACGCATTGAAAGAGTCCCAGTGTGGCGGTGTCTTGGCTGGAACTCATACGCCGGGACGCGCTCGGAAAGAAAGCCCGTCCCAGGGCTGGCCGGGCGACCGGGCGGGCCTACTGTCCAGTGAGCAGACGACGCACTCTTTCCAATCCCCTGAGAGCGGACGTCTGGCCGGGGGTGCTGATTGGACCCACCACCGTACGGTCCAGAAGTTCACGGGTGGCCCGGCGCAGCGGGGGCAGCGCGGCGGTGGCATCGGCGGCGGCCTCGGGGAAGAGGCGGGCGACGATGGACAGCGATGTGTACAGCGCGCGCTCCAGGCGCCACTCCGCGGCGCGGGAGAGCAGCGCCGGGATGTCGAGCGGGCGGGAATACACGCCCCCCATCCACTTCGCGCCCGTGACGAGCTCGCGCAGGTCGATGAAGGACAACCAGGGTACGTCATACCCCTGACGCGCGTGCTCCAGGCAGACGAGCAGGACCGAGTCCTCCAGGTCCGCGCGGAACATGGAGGGCCCGTAGACCTTCATGGGCTTCGCACGGTCGATGATGCCCAGGGCCTGCTCGCGGCGCTGGGGGCCGAGGATGTCGGAGTAGAGGGAGACAGCGGTGCGGCCGTCGGTGACGACCTTGGTGGCGCCGCTGTGGGCGGGCACCGAGTCGGGGCGGAACTCGTGGTTGGAGAGGAAGCCGGCGAAGCCGTCCACATCCATGCGGCGCATGAGGAGCTGGAGGTCCAGGACGGGGCGGAAGCCGATGTGCGGGTAGAGGGCCTCGGCGAAGGCGGCGGAGCCCATGAGGACGAGCTTGCGGCCCTGGAGCTCGTCGACGACCTGCTTGAAGTTGACGAGCTTCATCACGTTGTCGTTGACGGAGCCCTGGTAGACGGCGAGCAGCCTGTCCCTCGCCCACTCGGGGGCGGCGGTGGGGCCCAGGCGGTACTCGAGGTTGTAGGCCGCGAGCGGCGCCAGGCCCTGGGCGATGGCCCAGTCGACATACTCGTCCCAGGGCGCGCCCTTGAGGGCACCTCGCGGTGGGTCGAACGAGGCGAGGACGCGGAAGGTGTCGAGCAGGCTGAGCGGCATGGTGGCCCCCTTTAACGGGCCCACCGCATGCCCTGCAATCACTGCCTGAGTCTCCCCTGGGTGCGGCCAGTGGCGGCCACCGGACAGTGCTCGGCCCCCGGGTGCGACCTGGGGAGCGGCCTCGAGGGGCCCCCCCGCGACTCACCGCAGTCTTCTGGCCGCGGTCTCCAGGCGTCGGAGCGCATATTTCGCCATGGCGACGGGCCGAGGCGCCAGGAGCAGCTTCGCCGCGACCCAGGCGGGCTTGCTGTTCACCAGCTCGGCGCCCACCAGCCGCGGCTCCGTGAAGAAGCGCTCCGCCAGGACTCGCTGCCACGGAGGTGGCGCGAGCGCGGACAGCACGGCGTCCGGAACAGGGGCGCCCAGCATCCGCCGCGCGACGTCCCACGCATACCAGGCCAACTGGGGCAGCTCCGTGCCTCGCGCCGCCTCGACCACCCGAGTCCAATCCAGCGTGTGCCCGGCGAGCAGCTTCAAATCCAGGAGCCACGCCATGCGCTGCAGGAGGTGATGGCTCGCATGCAGGGCCAGGTACACGGCTTCGTCCTCGGGGCGCAGCCACTTCACGCGACGGCCCTCGAGCTCCCCCACCACCGCGCGCTCGACCAGGGCATCGCCCTCCAGCGCCTGCCCCCATCCCGCGAGCGCCCGGAAGTGCAGCTCGACCAGGCCCGCCGGCCCTTCCAGCTCGACGTGGTGTGAGTCGGCCTCCGCGTGGCGCCCATCGCGCGAGGCGCGGACGCTCAGCCCCAATCCCGAGAGGGCTCGCGTCGCGGTGGGAACGTCCCGGCGAAACACCAACAGGTCCACATCGCGCGTGGCCCGCTGGAGCGGGTCTGGGTACAGCCTCCGCGCCAGCCCATAGCCCTTGAGCAGCACGGGCACCACACGCTCGGAAGCCAACACGTCCAGGCTCCGCAGCAGCAGCGCCTTCACCTGAAGCGAGCGAGCCGCGCCCGTGAGGGACTCGCGGCGCAGCAGCGCGCTCGCATCGGAAGGGAGCTCCCAGCCCGCCTGCCCCACCGCGTGGGCCACGAACCCCGCGAGGCCATGGCGCACGGCCGCGCGCACGAACTCGGAGGCCGCGGCGCCTTCGGGAGCAGGCGCATCCGGTGGCGACGGCCAGGAGCGCAGCAGGTCCACGAGGGCGTGCGAGCCCACCACGTGTCAGCGCCTCAACATGACGACCCGCGAGGGGTCCGCGTCGGCATGCGCGAAGAGCCGCGCGGAGCGCTCGGCCACCGCGTCCGCCACCAACTCCAGCGCCAGCTCCTCATCACGACTGGTGGCGTTGCGCCCGTTGGCCCACGCCAGCGACAGCGCCCCAATCACCGCGTCCCCATCCTTCACATCGAGCCGCAGGTCGAAGGAGACCGGGCTGCCCGGAGCGCGCTGGGTCTCGAAGACGATGCCCTCGGTGAGCTCGTTGCGGACGTGCTGGAAGCGCAGCTCCAGCCTCGACACATCCAGGCCCTCCGCCAGGGCGCGGACCGCGGTCCAGACCTCCTGCACGGACTTCGCGGCACGGACCGACGCGGAGACGTCCTTCACCAGCGAGCGCAACCGGATGTTGCGCTGACGGGTCTGCTGCATGTCCCCCGCGCGCGCGAGGTCCAGGTAGCCCAGCTTGCGCATCAGCACCACGATGACCACGCCCATGCCACTGAGCAGCAGGGCGCTCTGCACGCTGTTGGCGAAGTTCAGGCCCAGCGCCGTCAGCGTGAAGAGTCCGCACAGGCCATAGAGCACCAGCACGGTGGAGCGGTGGCTGAGCACCAGGCGGCTCATGATGCGGTGATGGATGTGCTCCTTGTCCGCGCTGAACAGCGGGCGGCCCAGGAGCGAACGGCGCACCACGGCGAGCAGCGTGTCCATGATGGGCAGCCCCAGCGCCATCACGGGCACGAGCATGGCCACGGCCGTGCCGCTCTTGGTGCTCGTCTTGATGGACACCGCCGCGAGCACGAAGCCCAGGAACATGCTGCCCGTGTCCCCCATGAAGATGGAGGCCGGGTTGAAGTTGAAGACCAGGAACCCGAGGATGGCGCCCGCGAGCGCCGCCATCAGCAGGCACAACAGAATGTCGCCCCGCGCGAGCGCGAGGATGAAGTTGGTGCTGACGCCGAAGAAGGCGACGCCTCCCGCGAGCCCGTCCAGGCCATCAATCAGGTTGAGCGCGTTGACGACGCCGACCATCCAGAACACGGTGAACGGAAGGCCGAGCACGCCCAGCGACAGCTCCGGGCCGAAGGGATTGGCGATGACCTCGATGCGGAAGCCGAGGGCGTAGAGTCCCAGCGCGACGAGGAACTGCACGGTGAACTTGAGCCGGGCATTCGCGCCACGCAGGTCGTCATAGAGCCCGAGCGCCGCGATGGCCGCGCCTCCCAGGAAGAGGCCGTAGACGAGCTCCGTGTGGAGGCGGAAGTGATGCCCGACGCCGGAGTCCACGAGGAACAGCGCGCACAAGGGGGCGAAGAAGCCCGCGACGATGCCGACGCCGCCGAGCCTGGGAATGGGCCGGACGTGGACCTTGCGACTGGAGTCGACCGGGTCCATCCACCCCGAGGCCCGGGCCCAGTTGCGCACGAAGTACGTGAGCGTCAGGGCCACCGCCAGGGAGAGCAGGAATGCGACGAAGAACGTGATCATCGAGTTGTGCCGCGCCGCCCATGGTGGGGGCTGGCGTCACGGCGCGTCAATGCATGTCCTTATGCGACACAAACGCGTGCGTCCGAGATGACCCGCCCATCCGAGGACGTCACGGATTCGATTCACATCGCAGGTCTCCGTCATGCGTGGCATCACCCGAGCACTGTCGGCCCACGCCTGTAAGGTTCCTGGCCAATTGGAAAAGGGGGCCTGCGACCAGGCCCTTCCCTGTCCGCTGTTGACGCCTTCTCGACGGGGGACACAATGCGCCTCCTCTTCGTCCTCATGCGTTCCCGGCTCCGCGACCCCCACCGAGTGCATCACCCGACACGTCGCGCCGCTCGAAGTCCTTCGACGCCTCGGGGCGCGCCCGTCCTTGCTTCGTGCGATGCGCTCGACTGCTCGCTTTCGGATGGTGGAGTCGTCCGTTGACCCACGCTTCCGAACGCAGAATGGACGGACTGGACCTCCTGCGCGCCATCGCCATCCTGGGCGTGCTGGTCTTCCACGCGCCCAAGGTCGTCCATGAGGCGGTGCCCCTCACGCTCAGGGCCGCCTTCGCGCATGGGTGGATGGGCGTGGACCTCTTCTTCGTCCTCTCCGGCTACCTCATCGGGCGGCAGGTCTTCGCACCGGAGACGGACGCGCCCCTGGGCTCGCAGTTGCGCACGTTCTGGATGAAGCGCTGGATGCGCACCCTGCCGCTCTACTTCGTGGTGCTCGCGCTCTACGCGCTCAAGCCCTGGGTGGTGGGCACGCCCTTCCTGGGCGGAGGCTGGCACTACGCGCTGTTCCTCCAGAACTTCTCGCTGCCGCGCGACTTCGTGCAGAGCTGGTCCTTGTGCGTGGAGGAGCACTTCTACGTGGTGCTGCCCTTGCTCGCCTTCGTGCTGGGCGGGCGCCGCTGGCCTGCGTGGGCCTGGCTGGTGCCCGTGGGAGTGAGCGTCCTGTCGCGAGCGCTCTGTGTCTGGGACCTCCCGCCGAACGAACACCTGTCGACCTTCCCCGAGTTCGTGGCGTGGTCCACGGAGCAGCACCTGGACGGACTCGCCATCGGCGTGTTCCTGGCGCGGACCGCGCCCACCTGGAGACAGTGGCCGAGCCCCTGGCGCATCACCTGCGCCGTCGCGGGAGGACTCCTGTTGGTGGTGGCGGTGGGGTGGCATGGCGCGCTCGTGACGACGACGAGCCATGTCTGGATTTTCAGTGCGCTCGCGGCCGGCTTCGGCGCGGTGCTGGTGGGAATCGAGACGCTGCGGCTTCCCCAGTGGCTCCGCTGGGGCATCTACCCGACGGCGCTGCTCTCCTATGGCGCCTATCTGTGGCATGGGCTCGTGGTCCGGGTCCTCGAGCGTCTGGACTTGAGGCTGGGCGCGTGGGGACTGGACCTCGCCGCGTTCCTGGCGCTCACGCTGGGCGTCTCGTGGGTGACCTATGTCACGGTGGAGAAACCCTTCCTCAAGCTCCGGGATGCGCTGCTCGCGCGACGGGCTGACGTGCGCGGCCCCCTGCGAGCCGGCATGGAGACACAGCGATGAGCCAGCCTGGCGTCACCTTGGTCATCCCCACGTACAACGGCGCGCGGCGGGTCGAAGCACCGCTGCAGGCGTTGCTCGCGCAGCAGGCGCCGAGTGACTGCTTCGAGGTCGTCGTCGTGGACAACAACTCGACCGACGGCACGTCGCGCGTCGTCGAGGCGAGTCCATCCGTGGCAGGGCTGCGTCAGCGCGGCATCGAGGTCCGGGTGGTTTCCGAGACCCGGCAGGGCCTCCTCTTCGCGCGGCTGTGCGGCATCCAGAGCGCGCGCCGGGACGTCGTCTGCTTCCTCGATGATGACAACGTCCCCGAGCCGAACTTCGTCGCGGATGGCCTGGTGCACTTCCAGGACGAGCACGTCGGTGTCGTGGTGTCACGGTTGTACCCGCGCTACGAGACGCCGCCTCCTCCGAGCATCTCCCGGCGGGAGCACCTGCTCGCCATCAATCACCGACTGGGAGATGCCCCCATCGACTTCGGCGCGGCGGCCACGATTGCACCCACGATTGGCGCGGGGTTGTGGCTGCGTCGCGCCGCCTTCCTGGAGGCCGTGCCGTGGCGCACGCCGGAGCAGCTCATGCCGGACCGGCTCGGCGAGCAGCTCTTGAGCGGTGGGGACATCGAGTTCGGATTCCTGTTGGGCAAGGCCGGACATCGGCGCGTCTATTCACCCTCGCTGAAGGTGTGGCACCTCATCCCCCGCTCCCGGTTCGAGACCCGGTACTTCCTCCGGCTCATCGTCGGCGTGGTGCGCAGCGAGAAGACACTCGAGGCGCGCTATCTGGGCCGCAAGTCCGCGGGCGTCGGTCAGTTGAAGAACTGGGCGCGCCTGTTGGGCGCGGGGCTCGCGAGTCCCGCGTTGGCGCTGCGCGGGGACGCGGTCCGGGAGATTCTCTTCGTCCTGGCGAGCCGCTGGGCACAGGTGCAAGGGCCGTATTCACAGCTCCACGAGCCACGGCCATGACCCGCTCGTCCCGCCCGACGCTGCGTGAGTGCATTGAGGGCCGGAGCAACAACCTGGACTTCCTGCGCTTCGCCGCGGCGTCGGGCGTCATCGCCAGCCACGCGTTTCCGTTGGGGGAAGGACCGAAGGAGGGCACGGAGCCGCTGACGGTCTTCACCCATGGACAGGTGAGCCTGGGGATTGTCTGCGTGGCGGTGTTCCTGGTCATCAGCGGGGTCCTCATCTCGCGAAGCTGGGAGCGCGGACAGGATGCCCGCGGCTTCCTCCAGGCCCGGACGCTGCGCATCTTCCCGGGGCTCGCGGTCTCGCTGCTGCTGACGGCTTTCGGGCTCGGGGCCGCGTTCACCTCCCTGCCGTTGCGGGAGTACTTCGCGGCTTCGGAGACGTACACGTTCATCCTCCGCAACCTCACGCTCGTCGAGCCGCAGTGGGCGTTGCCTGGGGTGTTCCCATCGAACGTGTACGCGAGTGCCGTCAACGGCTCGCTGTGGACGCTGAAGTACGAGGTGGGCTTCTACCTGGTCGTGCTCGGACTGGGGTTGGCGAAGCTGCTCCGGAAGGACCTGACGCTCGTGGGGTGGTGCCTCACGGCGGGGGTGTCGTTCCTGCACATCGGCCGGCTGGGGTTCTGGCCAGAGCTCGGGCTCTACTTCGGGGGCGGGATGGTGCTCTACCTCTGGAGGGACCGGGTGAGGATGAGTCCCTGGCTCGCCCTCGCCTGTGTCGCCGTCCTGACGGGCACGGCGATGGCGGGGACAGGGCTGAAGGTGGCCATGGGCTCATGCGGGGCGTACCTCGTGATGTACCTCGCGTTCGTTCCGAGCCGGCTCGCGCACTTCGGACGCCATGGGGACTTCTCCTATGGCGTCTACATCTATGCGTTCCCCGTGCAGCAAGCCGTCACGGCGCTGGTGGGTGGCCCCATGCCGTGGTGGCAGAACGCACTGCTCTCGTTTCCCCCCACGCTGCTCCTGGGGTTCCTGTCGTGGAGATATATCGAGCGCCAGGCCCTTCGCGTGAAGCGGCGGCCGGGTGAGTCACCCAAGCTGGCCACCGTCTCGGCGCCCTGACCGTGTCAATCCCTCTCAGTGCAAGGGAGGTTCAGCCAGGAGCGCGGCGCCGATGGCGCCAGACAATTCTCCGAGCTGTGCCAACACCACTGGGGGCTGACGTTCAGGGACAAAGAGGTGCGGACGCATGGCTTCATGGATGCGGTCGGCATACTCGACGCCCAGCCGTGTCCCCAGTCCGCCGCCCAGGATGACCGCTTCCACATCCAGCAGGTTGATGGCGGACGCGATGCCGACCCCCATCATCAACACCGCTCTGTCGATGAGCCGGGTCGCCACCGCATCCCGCTCGTCCAGGGCCTTCTTCCAGATGCTGCTCGTCAACCGGGTCCGGTCCTTCTTCTTCATCCACTCGAGCAACATCGTCTTCTCGCCCCGCCGCACCGCCTTGCGCGCCTTGAGCTCCAGGCACCCTCGGCCCGCGTAGGCCTCCATGCAGCCACGGCGCCCACAGCCACAGCGCGAGCCCCCTGGCTTCACCACGACATGGCCTATCTCTCCCGCCGCGCCCCGCCCGCGCCAGGGAACCCCGTCCAACACCAGCCCGCCGCCCACGCCCGTTCCCCACCACACGCCCAGCACCGAGCGATACGGCGTCCCCGCCCCCAGCCGGTACTCGGCGGTCACCGCGACCTGCACGTCATTGCCCAGCACCACCGGGCCATCCACCAGGTCCGCGAGCGCTCCCGCGAGGGGATAGGGCTCCGTCCACCCCTTGCCCACGTTGCTCACGCGCGCCAGCGTTCCCGTGTGGCTGTCCACCGAGCCCGGTGCCCCCACGCCCACTCCCGCGAGTCGCCGGGGCGCAAGGCCCGCGGACCGCGCGGCATCTTCCAGGGCTTCGTAGATGGCACGCACCACGTCCTTCGGCCCACCATCCGGAGTGGGGTGTCGAGCATTCCCCAAGGGCCGCCCCACCGCGTCGACGACCACCGCCTCAATCTTCGTCCCGCCCAGGTCGATGCCTCCCCACGCACTCCCCTTCACCTCGGACGACCGCCTCCCGCGATTGGACTCTCCCCCTCGATGAGCTTCGTCCATCCCGTGCCTCCGGAGCGCGTGCACACCTTCCTTGTCAGGAAGATGCGCAGCACCTCTCGATGCAC is part of the Myxococcus landrumus genome and encodes:
- a CDS encoding acyltransferase family protein; the protein is MDGLDLLRAIAILGVLVFHAPKVVHEAVPLTLRAAFAHGWMGVDLFFVLSGYLIGRQVFAPETDAPLGSQLRTFWMKRWMRTLPLYFVVLALYALKPWVVGTPFLGGGWHYALFLQNFSLPRDFVQSWSLCVEEHFYVVLPLLAFVLGGRRWPAWAWLVPVGVSVLSRALCVWDLPPNEHLSTFPEFVAWSTEQHLDGLAIGVFLARTAPTWRQWPSPWRITCAVAGGLLLVVAVGWHGALVTTTSHVWIFSALAAGFGAVLVGIETLRLPQWLRWGIYPTALLSYGAYLWHGLVVRVLERLDLRLGAWGLDLAAFLALTLGVSWVTYVTVEKPFLKLRDALLARRADVRGPLRAGMETQR
- a CDS encoding MraY family glycosyltransferase, with amino-acid sequence MITFFVAFLLSLAVALTLTYFVRNWARASGWMDPVDSSRKVHVRPIPRLGGVGIVAGFFAPLCALFLVDSGVGHHFRLHTELVYGLFLGGAAIAALGLYDDLRGANARLKFTVQFLVALGLYALGFRIEVIANPFGPELSLGVLGLPFTVFWMVGVVNALNLIDGLDGLAGGVAFFGVSTNFILALARGDILLCLLMAALAGAILGFLVFNFNPASIFMGDTGSMFLGFVLAAVSIKTSTKSGTAVAMLVPVMALGLPIMDTLLAVVRRSLLGRPLFSADKEHIHHRIMSRLVLSHRSTVLVLYGLCGLFTLTALGLNFANSVQSALLLSGMGVVIVVLMRKLGYLDLARAGDMQQTRQRNIRLRSLVKDVSASVRAAKSVQEVWTAVRALAEGLDVSRLELRFQHVRNELTEGIVFETQRAPGSPVSFDLRLDVKDGDAVIGALSLAWANGRNATSRDEELALELVADAVAERSARLFAHADADPSRVVMLRR
- a CDS encoding glycosyltransferase, whose amino-acid sequence is MSQPGVTLVIPTYNGARRVEAPLQALLAQQAPSDCFEVVVVDNNSTDGTSRVVEASPSVAGLRQRGIEVRVVSETRQGLLFARLCGIQSARRDVVCFLDDDNVPEPNFVADGLVHFQDEHVGVVVSRLYPRYETPPPPSISRREHLLAINHRLGDAPIDFGAAATIAPTIGAGLWLRRAAFLEAVPWRTPEQLMPDRLGEQLLSGGDIEFGFLLGKAGHRRVYSPSLKVWHLIPRSRFETRYFLRLIVGVVRSEKTLEARYLGRKSAGVGQLKNWARLLGAGLASPALALRGDAVREILFVLASRWAQVQGPYSQLHEPRP
- a CDS encoding ROK family protein, with amino-acid sequence MDEAHRGGESNRGRRSSEVKGSAWGGIDLGGTKIEAVVVDAVGRPLGNARHPTPDGGPKDVVRAIYEALEDAARSAGLAPRRLAGVGVGAPGSVDSHTGTLARVSNVGKGWTEPYPLAGALADLVDGPVVLGNDVQVAVTAEYRLGAGTPYRSVLGVWWGTGVGGGLVLDGVPWRGRGAAGEIGHVVVKPGGSRCGCGRRGCMEAYAGRGCLELKARKAVRRGEKTMLLEWMKKKDRTRLTSSIWKKALDERDAVATRLIDRAVLMMGVGIASAINLLDVEAVILGGGLGTRLGVEYADRIHEAMRPHLFVPERQPPVVLAQLGELSGAIGAALLAEPPLH
- a CDS encoding acyltransferase family protein; translated protein: MTRSSRPTLRECIEGRSNNLDFLRFAAASGVIASHAFPLGEGPKEGTEPLTVFTHGQVSLGIVCVAVFLVISGVLISRSWERGQDARGFLQARTLRIFPGLAVSLLLTAFGLGAAFTSLPLREYFAASETYTFILRNLTLVEPQWALPGVFPSNVYASAVNGSLWTLKYEVGFYLVVLGLGLAKLLRKDLTLVGWCLTAGVSFLHIGRLGFWPELGLYFGGGMVLYLWRDRVRMSPWLALACVAVLTGTAMAGTGLKVAMGSCGAYLVMYLAFVPSRLAHFGRHGDFSYGVYIYAFPVQQAVTALVGGPMPWWQNALLSFPPTLLLGFLSWRYIERQALRVKRRPGESPKLATVSAP